A single region of the Streptomyces sp. AM 4-1-1 genome encodes:
- a CDS encoding response regulator transcription factor: MTIRVVLTDDQPLVRAALQMVITDTADIEVVGEAEDGTGAVRLTEELAPDVVVMDLRMPGMDGIEATRLITTGTGSTRVVVLTTFDDDDYVYGALHAGASGFLVKDMALDDILAAIRIVAAGDALIAPAVTRRLIKEFTTRPAASPPRRSELDGITAREREVLTLVGRGLSNTEIAGELSISIATAKTYLTRLLAKLSARDRVQLVILAYEAGLVATSQ, encoded by the coding sequence ATGACCATCCGTGTCGTGCTCACCGACGACCAGCCCCTGGTCCGGGCCGCCCTGCAGATGGTCATCACCGACACCGCGGACATCGAGGTGGTGGGCGAGGCAGAAGACGGCACGGGAGCGGTACGACTGACGGAGGAACTCGCCCCCGACGTCGTCGTGATGGACCTTCGGATGCCCGGCATGGACGGCATCGAGGCCACCCGGCTGATCACGACGGGCACCGGCTCCACACGCGTCGTCGTCCTCACGACCTTCGACGACGACGACTACGTCTACGGGGCGCTGCACGCCGGTGCCTCCGGATTCCTCGTCAAGGACATGGCCCTGGACGACATCCTCGCCGCAATCCGGATCGTTGCCGCCGGGGACGCTCTGATCGCACCAGCCGTCACACGCCGGCTGATCAAAGAGTTCACGACCCGACCCGCAGCGTCACCGCCGCGGCGGTCGGAGCTCGACGGCATCACCGCCCGGGAACGCGAGGTGCTGACCCTCGTCGGCAGGGGCCTGTCCAACACGGAGATCGCAGGGGAGCTCTCCATCAGCATCGCCACCGCCAAGACCTACCTGACCCGCCTGCTCGCCAAGCTCAGTGCCCGTGACCGGGTGCAGCTAGTGATCCTGGCCTATGAG
- a CDS encoding histidine kinase: protein MSASPPLPLPLLKRIPPGLWTALAWYAAAVEPIVEYVVMPQAPTYSLNYPQDGLDSLGARALLAVAFVLILAGSAVLRRRTSAAYGMVIVGTVISTVAWRQDEIPPTQFLAVDIALCYLAATRPRRSSLTAAATALGTLAGYLVLRLTTGDDSSITQEPLVALTVVIAWLIGNSSHQARAHTAELHARAAAEAVTAERLRIAREMHDTVAHSIGIIALQAGAAARVTETQPAKAREAMLTVEMAGRETLSGLRRMLGALRQADQDEERQGRAHAPAPLRPAASLANVEQLAATTTAAGVRVEVRWQGRRRPLPADIDLAAFRIVQESVTNAVRHSGADSCQVRLDYRADELAVEVSDRGKGGGTSTDTGYGLIGMRERAALLYGDFTAGPRPGGGFLVAARLPVPAGTAAEAKTGAR from the coding sequence ATGTCCGCCTCACCGCCGCTGCCGTTGCCGCTGCTCAAACGCATACCGCCGGGCCTGTGGACGGCACTGGCGTGGTACGCGGCAGCAGTCGAACCCATCGTCGAGTACGTAGTGATGCCGCAAGCGCCAACGTACTCGCTCAACTACCCCCAGGACGGGCTCGACTCGCTCGGAGCCCGGGCGCTGCTCGCCGTCGCCTTCGTGCTGATCCTGGCCGGCAGCGCGGTGCTGCGCCGCAGGACCTCCGCGGCGTACGGCATGGTGATCGTCGGTACGGTCATCTCGACGGTGGCCTGGCGTCAGGATGAGATTCCGCCCACGCAGTTCCTGGCCGTGGATATCGCCCTCTGCTACCTCGCAGCCACCCGGCCTCGGCGGAGCTCGCTCACCGCGGCCGCCACAGCGCTCGGCACACTCGCCGGCTACCTCGTCCTGCGGTTGACCACGGGCGACGATTCCAGCATCACGCAGGAGCCGCTCGTGGCCCTGACCGTGGTCATCGCCTGGCTCATCGGTAATTCGTCGCATCAGGCCCGTGCCCACACCGCAGAGTTGCACGCCCGGGCCGCCGCCGAGGCCGTCACCGCCGAACGGCTGCGCATCGCCCGCGAGATGCACGACACCGTCGCCCACAGCATCGGCATCATCGCCTTGCAGGCCGGCGCCGCGGCCCGGGTCACCGAAACCCAGCCGGCCAAAGCCCGCGAGGCGATGCTCACCGTGGAGATGGCCGGCCGCGAGACGCTGTCCGGGCTGCGAAGGATGCTCGGCGCGCTGCGCCAGGCCGACCAGGATGAGGAACGCCAAGGCCGCGCGCACGCGCCGGCGCCCCTGCGACCGGCCGCCAGCCTGGCGAACGTGGAACAGCTCGCCGCGACGACCACGGCCGCCGGAGTCCGCGTGGAGGTGCGGTGGCAGGGCAGGCGCCGCCCGCTGCCAGCCGACATCGACCTCGCGGCGTTCCGGATCGTCCAGGAATCGGTGACCAACGCCGTACGGCACTCGGGTGCCGATTCCTGCCAGGTGCGCCTCGACTACCGCGCGGACGAACTCGCCGTCGAGGTCTCGGACCGAGGGAAAGGCGGCGGCACCAGCACGGACACCGGATACGGCCTGATCGGTATGCGCGAGCGGGCCGCCCTGCTGTACGGCGATTTCACGGCCGGGCCCCGTCCCGGGGGCGGCTTCCTGGTAGCGGCCAGACTCCCGGTACCGGCAGGGACCGCGGCAGAAGCAAAGACGGGAGCCAGATGA
- a CDS encoding ABC transporter ATP-binding protein, which translates to MIEVNELTKRYGGTTAVKDLTFTVRPGQVTGFLGPNGAGKSTTLRMILGLHEPTSGTVTVDGCSFRDRPRGLRLVGSLLDAHDVHGGRSAVAQLSSLARSNRIPQRRVEEVLREVGLAEVARRRIGGFSLGMKQRLGIASALLGDPPVLLFDEPLNGLDPEGVRWVRDLFRRLAAEGRTVFVSSHLMSEMEHTADHLIVIGRGELIAAESLTEFSARGTGQSVTVGTPAAAVLRDLLTAEGAAVDTAGDLLAVTGVTAVRIGEIAMEHRIPLHHLSTRSASLEEAFMELTADSVQYLAGDPQ; encoded by the coding sequence GTGATCGAAGTCAACGAGCTCACGAAGCGATACGGCGGCACGACGGCCGTCAAAGATCTGACCTTCACTGTGCGGCCCGGCCAGGTGACCGGGTTTCTCGGTCCGAACGGCGCCGGCAAGAGCACCACGCTGCGGATGATCCTCGGCTTGCATGAGCCCACCAGCGGCACGGTCACCGTGGACGGCTGTTCCTTTCGCGACCGCCCCCGTGGCCTGCGTCTCGTCGGCTCCCTTCTCGACGCGCACGATGTGCACGGCGGGCGCAGCGCGGTGGCGCAGCTGTCCTCCCTGGCCCGCAGCAACCGTATCCCGCAGCGTCGGGTGGAGGAGGTGCTGCGGGAGGTCGGCCTCGCCGAGGTCGCCCGGCGCCGCATCGGCGGATTCTCGCTCGGCATGAAGCAGAGGCTCGGCATCGCTTCCGCCCTGCTCGGTGACCCACCGGTACTGCTCTTCGACGAGCCGCTCAACGGCCTTGACCCGGAAGGCGTGAGGTGGGTGCGTGACCTGTTCAGGCGTCTCGCCGCCGAGGGCCGCACGGTGTTCGTCTCCAGCCATCTCATGTCCGAGATGGAGCACACCGCCGACCATCTGATCGTCATCGGCCGCGGTGAGCTGATCGCGGCGGAAAGCCTCACGGAGTTCTCCGCTCGCGGCACTGGGCAGAGCGTCACGGTGGGTACGCCCGCCGCTGCCGTCCTGAGAGATCTGCTGACGGCCGAGGGCGCAGCCGTGGACACGGCGGGCGACCTGCTTGCTGTGACCGGTGTGACCGCGGTCCGGATCGGTGAGATCGCCATGGAGCACCGCATTCCGCTGCATCACCTCAGCACCCGGTCCGCCTCATTGGAAGAGGCGTTCATGGAGCTCACCGCCGACAGCGTGCAATACCTCGCAGGAGACCCTCAGTGA
- a CDS encoding ABC transporter permease subunit: protein MTTTYAPVGGLGADEPRARFYDLMATEWIKLRSLRSTWIAYGATALAVIAFNAGTAYDTYNYWPERSAADRADYVRAGIPLQEVFTANSAMVMMLALGAIGAVAIIGEYSTGTIRTTFAAVPDRRSVMAAKTVVVTAVATVFGSIVAGASFGLTQAILDGRGAGISMGYPGALRVVVASALLAPVCAVVGMAIGSVIRHTSATMIAAVAVILVLPIVFTEGRHWSAVAGHATLYQAWLRLVEVGPRQTDFPWTTGGAWTVYAVWALTAAVLAVTSAQRRDQ from the coding sequence GTGACCACGACGTACGCTCCCGTTGGCGGACTTGGCGCCGACGAACCCCGTGCCCGCTTTTACGACCTGATGGCCACCGAGTGGATCAAGCTTCGGTCGCTGCGCTCGACCTGGATCGCGTACGGGGCCACCGCCCTGGCCGTCATCGCGTTCAACGCGGGGACCGCCTACGACACCTACAACTACTGGCCGGAGCGGAGCGCGGCGGACCGGGCCGACTACGTCCGGGCCGGAATTCCGCTGCAGGAGGTGTTCACGGCGAACTCCGCCATGGTCATGATGCTCGCCCTCGGTGCCATCGGCGCCGTCGCGATCATCGGCGAGTACAGCACGGGCACCATTCGTACGACGTTCGCGGCCGTTCCGGACCGCCGTTCGGTGATGGCCGCCAAAACAGTGGTCGTCACCGCGGTCGCCACCGTCTTCGGCTCGATCGTCGCGGGGGCCTCGTTCGGCCTGACGCAGGCGATCCTCGACGGCCGGGGCGCAGGCATATCGATGGGCTACCCGGGCGCCCTGCGTGTCGTAGTGGCGTCAGCCCTCCTTGCGCCCGTGTGCGCGGTCGTCGGCATGGCCATCGGCTCAGTCATCAGGCACACCTCGGCCACCATGATCGCCGCGGTGGCGGTCATCCTCGTGCTGCCCATCGTCTTCACCGAGGGCCGCCACTGGTCGGCGGTCGCCGGGCACGCCACGCTCTATCAGGCGTGGTTGCGGCTCGTGGAGGTCGGCCCCCGCCAGACCGACTTCCCGTGGACGACCGGCGGAGCCTGGACCGTGTACGCGGTGTGGGCGCTCACCGCAGCCGTGCTCGCCGTCACCAGCGCACAACGGCGCGACCAGTGA
- a CDS encoding MFS transporter has product MVLLLPLLLVSMDVSVLFFAIPSIDRDLAPSATQQLWIFDIYAFALAGLLITMGSLGDRVGRRKLLLMGAAAFSAASVAAAFATGPGMLIAARALLGIGGAALIPSTMALVRNMFRDARQRGRAIGIWSGAMAGGIALGSVLSGIMLRHFWWGSVFLINVPAMLVLLVLVPLLVPEFKDPAPGRFDFLSVPLSMGAVLPVVWGVKESAAHGPDAERLSVVAAGLLVGLFFVRRQRRRGDAMISRELFRDRAFATGIGLNALTSFAMMGSAYFTTQYLQSVLGMGALEAALWSLVPSLAVGVAAPAATAVAQRTDRARVICAGFVIAAAGFGSLALCDTDSLALLLVGSAVMSSGIVTVMALVSDLALTTAPPEKAGSAASLLETGQEFGGALGMALLGAVATSVYRADMPASAPSAARKTLAGAVASGDGSLITLGREAFTHSLRYASVSGGALLLAGAVLAAVLLRRRTVERVEPGPRREAVPVR; this is encoded by the coding sequence GTGGTCCTCCTGCTGCCCCTCCTCCTTGTCTCGATGGACGTCTCCGTCCTGTTCTTCGCCATCCCGTCCATCGACCGGGACCTGGCACCCAGCGCGACCCAGCAGCTGTGGATCTTCGACATCTACGCCTTCGCCCTGGCGGGGCTCCTCATCACGATGGGCTCGCTCGGCGACCGCGTCGGCCGTCGCAAGCTCCTGCTCATGGGGGCCGCGGCGTTCAGCGCCGCGTCCGTCGCCGCCGCCTTCGCCACCGGCCCCGGGATGCTCATCGCGGCGCGGGCGCTGCTCGGGATCGGCGGTGCGGCTCTGATCCCGTCGACGATGGCTCTCGTACGGAACATGTTCCGCGACGCGCGGCAGCGGGGGCGGGCCATCGGCATCTGGTCCGGCGCCATGGCGGGCGGCATCGCGCTCGGTTCGGTGCTCAGCGGGATCATGCTGCGGCACTTCTGGTGGGGCTCGGTCTTCCTGATCAATGTGCCGGCCATGCTGGTGCTGCTGGTCCTGGTGCCCCTGCTGGTACCGGAGTTCAAGGACCCGGCCCCCGGCCGCTTCGACTTCCTGAGCGTGCCGCTCTCGATGGGCGCGGTGCTGCCCGTCGTGTGGGGCGTCAAGGAGAGCGCGGCGCACGGTCCGGACGCGGAGCGGCTGTCGGTCGTCGCCGCCGGTCTGCTGGTGGGACTGTTCTTCGTACGCCGTCAGCGCCGCCGCGGTGACGCGATGATCAGCCGGGAGCTGTTCCGGGACCGGGCCTTCGCCACCGGGATCGGTCTCAACGCCCTCACCTCGTTCGCGATGATGGGCTCCGCCTACTTCACCACCCAGTACCTTCAGTCGGTCCTCGGCATGGGCGCACTGGAAGCCGCCCTGTGGAGCCTGGTCCCGTCGCTGGCGGTGGGTGTGGCGGCCCCGGCGGCCACCGCGGTCGCCCAGCGGACCGACCGCGCGCGGGTCATCTGCGCGGGCTTCGTGATCGCCGCGGCCGGGTTCGGTTCCCTGGCCCTGTGCGACACGGACTCGCTGGCACTGCTGCTCGTCGGCTCGGCGGTGATGAGCAGCGGCATCGTCACCGTGATGGCGCTCGTCTCGGACCTGGCGCTGACGACCGCGCCACCGGAGAAGGCCGGTTCGGCCGCCTCCCTGCTGGAGACCGGGCAGGAGTTCGGCGGCGCGCTGGGCATGGCCCTGCTCGGGGCGGTCGCGACCTCGGTCTACCGGGCGGACATGCCGGCCTCGGCGCCGAGCGCGGCCCGCAAGACACTGGCGGGCGCCGTGGCCTCCGGGGACGGCTCACTGATCACGCTGGGCCGGGAGGCGTTCACGCACAGCCTGCGGTACGCCTCGGTGTCGGGCGGGGCGCTGCTGCTGGCCGGGGCGGTCCTGGCCGCCGTGCTGCTGCGTCGCCGGACCGTGGAACGCGTGGAGCCGGGGCCCCGGCGGGAGGCGGTTCCCGTCCGGTGA
- a CDS encoding lytic polysaccharide monooxygenase auxiliary activity family 9 protein codes for MRKRTSAALVGLAVAGVSMFATTSASSHGYTDNPISRQKLCANGTVTGCGNIQWEPQSVEGPKGFPAAGPADGKICSGGNGSFAELDNPRNGAWPATKVTAGQGFSFRWNFTARHATTDFRYYITKDGWDPTKPLTRASLESQPFMTVPYGNQQPPSTLTQQGTIPTQKTGKHIILSVWNIADTGNAFYSCSDVQF; via the coding sequence ATGCGGAAAAGGACAAGCGCGGCTTTGGTCGGGCTGGCAGTAGCGGGCGTCTCGATGTTCGCGACGACCAGCGCCAGCAGCCACGGCTACACGGACAACCCCATCAGCCGGCAGAAGCTCTGTGCCAACGGCACGGTCACGGGCTGCGGCAACATCCAGTGGGAACCGCAGAGTGTCGAGGGCCCGAAGGGCTTCCCGGCGGCGGGCCCCGCGGACGGCAAGATCTGCTCGGGCGGCAACGGCTCCTTCGCGGAGCTCGACAACCCGCGCAACGGCGCATGGCCCGCCACCAAGGTCACCGCGGGCCAGGGCTTCAGCTTCCGGTGGAACTTCACCGCGCGGCACGCCACCACCGACTTCCGGTACTACATCACCAAGGACGGATGGGACCCGACCAAGCCGCTCACCAGGGCGTCCCTTGAGTCGCAGCCCTTCATGACGGTGCCGTACGGCAACCAGCAGCCGCCGTCGACCCTGACCCAGCAGGGCACCATCCCCACCCAGAAGACCGGGAAGCACATCATCCTGAGCGTCTGGAACATCGCGGACACGGGCAACGCGTTCTACTCCTGCTCCGACGTGCAGTTCTGA
- a CDS encoding SPFH domain-containing protein, translating to MGTTVSNAPGEPGHRSGPGTGDGSDRGSGHGAWGAEEVYGTGEPRQLPGLTLAPTSDSAPDSAPEPVEAAEGTEGTEATEESERPVPVSAPVVEDASREEAGTADAADAAEVAEAAEVADPEKPTASTAPADPVRVPAPGDRDAWGQESAGAAAHAVPVRLPAPGDARQRPVLAHAETAAPVHLYFSSADHDRSDAVPLPGVGTRPQPGERPVGARRTPQPRSPRVRAVTRPAPPADPGIKEWPGPALPGWTALLTAAVGLALGGVTLWWIGALPAAVLSGFGLAPRPFDGIGVGVWPVLAALLTVVLFALGGLGRGRVGSARVLTLFGRYRGSVRRTGLVWVSPLLLRRRVDVRLRHWRSEPLPAVDADGTALRVVVLVVWRTVDTARATLGVADHERYLREQVDAAMARVLSQLPADAFHEDTPTLRDAEAVGAALTRMLKAECVPVGIEVYSAQPTSITYAPEIAAAMRRRRIAAIDAKHRDSVLTSVVDAVADTVGRLTDRGIVELDDYERKSLVRDLTVAFYNGRGGGETS from the coding sequence ATGGGAACCACGGTGTCGAACGCGCCCGGTGAACCGGGGCACAGAAGCGGTCCCGGGACCGGGGACGGGAGCGATCGTGGAAGCGGGCACGGGGCCTGGGGGGCCGAGGAGGTGTACGGGACGGGGGAGCCCCGTCAACTCCCGGGCCTGACCCTGGCCCCGACGTCGGACTCGGCGCCGGATTCGGCTCCGGAGCCCGTCGAGGCCGCGGAAGGCACGGAAGGCACGGAGGCTACGGAGGAGTCCGAGCGGCCCGTACCCGTATCCGCACCCGTCGTGGAGGACGCGTCGCGTGAGGAAGCGGGGACGGCAGACGCGGCAGACGCGGCGGAGGTGGCAGAGGCGGCAGAGGTGGCGGACCCCGAGAAGCCGACCGCGTCGACGGCCCCGGCGGACCCGGTACGGGTGCCCGCGCCCGGTGACCGCGACGCGTGGGGCCAGGAGTCGGCGGGTGCGGCGGCCCACGCCGTCCCCGTACGCCTGCCCGCCCCCGGGGACGCGCGGCAGCGGCCGGTCCTCGCGCACGCGGAGACCGCCGCCCCCGTGCACCTCTATTTCAGCAGCGCCGATCACGACCGGTCCGACGCCGTGCCGCTCCCGGGCGTCGGGACCCGGCCGCAGCCCGGCGAGCGGCCGGTGGGCGCGCGGCGGACGCCGCAGCCCAGATCGCCACGGGTGCGGGCGGTCACCCGCCCCGCCCCGCCCGCCGATCCGGGGATCAAGGAGTGGCCCGGACCGGCGCTGCCCGGCTGGACCGCGCTGCTGACCGCGGCGGTCGGGCTCGCCCTCGGGGGCGTCACGCTCTGGTGGATCGGGGCGTTGCCGGCGGCCGTGCTCAGCGGGTTCGGCCTCGCCCCCCGGCCGTTCGACGGGATCGGTGTCGGAGTCTGGCCGGTGCTGGCCGCCCTGCTGACCGTGGTGCTCTTCGCGCTCGGCGGGCTGGGGCGTGGCCGGGTCGGCTCCGCCCGGGTGCTGACGCTCTTCGGGAGGTACCGGGGGAGTGTGCGGCGCACCGGGCTCGTCTGGGTCAGCCCGCTCCTGCTGCGCCGTCGGGTCGACGTACGGCTGCGGCACTGGCGGAGCGAGCCGCTGCCCGCGGTCGACGCGGACGGTACCGCGCTGCGTGTCGTCGTCCTCGTCGTGTGGCGGACCGTGGACACCGCGCGGGCCACGCTCGGTGTCGCCGATCACGAGAGGTATCTGCGCGAGCAGGTCGACGCGGCGATGGCGCGGGTGCTCTCACAGCTCCCGGCCGACGCGTTCCACGAGGACACCCCGACCCTGCGCGACGCGGAGGCGGTCGGTGCCGCGCTGACCCGGATGCTGAAGGCGGAGTGCGTGCCCGTCGGCATCGAGGTGTACTCCGCCCAGCCGACCTCGATCACGTACGCGCCCGAGATCGCGGCGGCGATGCGGCGGCGCCGGATCGCGGCCATCGACGCCAAGCACCGGGACAGCGTTCTGACCTCCGTTGTCGACGCGGTGGCCGATACTGTCGGTCGGCTCACCGACCGGGGCATCGTGGAGCTGGACGACTACGAACGAAAGTCGCTGGTCAGAGACTTGACGGTGGCCTTCTACAACGGACGTGGCGGTGGGGAGACTTCCTGA
- a CDS encoding peptidoglycan-binding protein codes for MTVPVFVEYEPAIDCGCAGCAEQRRTAARALPTRYGGHPAAHGARRALVLVTAAGVVLGSGTEAVSAAPVTGPARTDGSAGRLTAAAEPASPQGTVGPLGGASAAGSVISQAFRTNALPVTTRAQIISRAKKWVSQQVPYSMEKYWSDGYRQDCSGYVSMAWNLGSNEWTGSLAAYGTRISRDALEPGDILLFHNPADPGKGSHVTIFGGWTDSSHTSYTAYEQTRPHTRAQKTPMAYWSHSDSYLAYRYRGLSTGSGGAGSATSFPGAAKFGPGADNTYVAELGKLLVARGGKRFYQRGPGPRWTDVDRRATQAFQQAQGWKGKQADGLPGPGTWRLLTSGAGRDIPATGGGGAGGGAGGAKGGGSQKAPAFPGRGFFKRGASNSHVARLGKRLVQKGYGTHYRVGPGTRWSEADRRNVEAFQRAQGWRGASADGYPGPETWRRLFA; via the coding sequence ATGACTGTGCCGGTCTTCGTGGAGTACGAACCCGCCATCGACTGCGGCTGCGCGGGGTGCGCCGAGCAGCGACGCACCGCGGCCAGAGCCCTGCCGACGAGGTACGGCGGACACCCCGCCGCGCACGGCGCGCGACGCGCGCTGGTGCTGGTCACCGCCGCCGGAGTGGTGCTCGGCAGTGGTACGGAGGCGGTGTCGGCCGCCCCCGTGACGGGTCCCGCCCGGACGGACGGATCGGCCGGACGGCTGACGGCCGCGGCGGAACCCGCCAGCCCGCAGGGGACGGTCGGGCCGCTCGGCGGCGCCTCGGCCGCCGGTTCGGTGATCTCCCAGGCGTTCCGCACGAACGCGCTGCCCGTGACCACCCGGGCGCAGATCATCTCCCGGGCGAAGAAGTGGGTGTCCCAACAGGTCCCGTACAGCATGGAGAAGTACTGGTCGGACGGGTACCGGCAGGACTGCTCCGGCTATGTGTCGATGGCCTGGAACCTGGGTTCCAACGAGTGGACCGGGAGCCTCGCCGCGTACGGCACCCGGATCTCCCGCGACGCCCTGGAGCCCGGCGACATCCTGCTCTTCCACAACCCGGCCGACCCCGGCAAGGGCTCCCACGTCACGATCTTCGGCGGCTGGACCGACTCCTCGCACACCTCGTACACGGCGTACGAGCAGACCCGCCCGCACACGCGCGCCCAGAAGACGCCCATGGCGTACTGGTCCCACTCGGACAGCTATCTGGCCTACCGGTACCGGGGTCTCAGCACCGGTTCGGGCGGCGCCGGATCGGCGACAAGCTTCCCGGGCGCGGCGAAGTTCGGTCCGGGCGCCGACAACACGTACGTCGCCGAGCTGGGGAAGCTGCTCGTCGCACGGGGCGGCAAGCGCTTCTACCAGCGGGGCCCCGGGCCGCGCTGGACGGACGTCGACCGACGCGCCACGCAGGCGTTCCAGCAGGCGCAGGGGTGGAAGGGGAAGCAGGCGGACGGTCTTCCCGGACCGGGCACCTGGCGCCTGTTGACGAGCGGGGCCGGCCGCGACATCCCGGCAACCGGGGGCGGCGGCGCGGGGGGTGGGGCCGGCGGGGCCAAGGGTGGCGGCAGTCAGAAGGCTCCGGCCTTCCCGGGGCGGGGCTTCTTCAAGCGGGGCGCGTCCAACAGCCATGTCGCGCGGCTCGGCAAGCGGCTGGTGCAGAAGGGATACGGCACGCACTACCGGGTGGGGCCCGGGACCCGGTGGAGCGAGGCGGACCGCCGCAACGTCGAGGCGTTCCAGCGGGCGCAGGGCTGGCGGGGCGCGTCGGCGGACGGCTACCCGGGCCCGGAGACCTGGCGACGACTCTTCGCGTGA